The region TTGTCAAAGCCCTTTTCTTTTAGAATATCAGCCGCCTTTGTACAATGCTCCTTCCAGTTATCCCTGGTTAATGCCCAGTCAACATCATGCAGCAGGCCCAGCATACCCCAATATTCGGCATCTTCACCAAATCTTTCAGCCAAATCTTTCATGATAGCTTCTGTTTCAAGATAATGGTTCATGTCAGACTCTTTCTGGTCCATGCTTTTCAATAGGTCAAGTGCCTCTTCCCTGCTTATTGGTAATTCAGCCATTCATTATCACATCCATTAATTTTCCCGTATCTTTCAGGTCATGAAGCAAAAAATCCGGTTTTTTCTTTTTCAGTTCACCATAGCCGCATACGCCTGTAGCAACAGCAATTACCCTAACGCCGGCATCCTTGGCTGCTTCAATGTCATGTACAGTATCCCCTATGATAAACACGTCTCTTTTATTAATCTTTCCCAGCTTATTTTCAGCCTGCTTTACAGCAGATTCCACCAGTTCAGACCTTATGTCAGAAGAATGCCCAAACCCCCCAAGAATAAAGTATTGCCTTATCTTGAGGTGCTTAAGCTTTGTATATGCAATAGCTTCTATATTGCCTGTTACCAGCCCAAGAATAACATTATCCTTATTATCCAGCTTTTCAAGTGTCTCTTTTACGCCATCAAGCAGGAATGAATGCTCAAGATTCTCTTTCTGAAACTCTTTTATCATGATCTGAATTATCTCAGCTACTTTCTTTGGGTCTTTCTCGAGATTGTTTTTCTCAATCAGTTCATTTATGATCTGCAAGTCTGTATAGCCGTTAAATGCCCATTCAGAATAATCTACTTCAATGTTATATGTTTTTTTGAAAGCCTTTGCGAATGCTTTCTTGTGCGAATCTCCCACATCCATCAAAGTGTGGTCCACATCGAAAAGTACTAATTTTTTACTTGACATCTTCTATTTCTTTATGTTAATATCTCTTTGCATGCTCATTCATTTTCTTTTATCTGGTAATACTATTCCCTTTTAAAGACAGGAAATCCTGTATCTCTTTTTTTTGGATTTTGTGAATTTTTTCAAATTCAGGTAAATTTCTGTTATTACAGGTATTTCACATATTCAAACCTAAAATAAATGAGATTAATAAGAAAAAAAGAAAGAATCTTTTCATTCTTTATTTCTTTTTCTCCTCATCATCCACTTTGTAGTCAGCGTCAACAACCTTGTCGCCTTTCTTTTTCTTGCCGTCTCCTGCTCCCTGTTGGGGGCCTGCACCAGCTCCTGATTTTCCGGCCTGCGCCTGCTGCTGCTTGGCCTGCTCTTCCGCAACTTTCCTGTAAATTTCTTCGCTCACTTTCTGGAATTTTTTCGTAAGGGAGTCCTTTGCCTTCTTTATAGCTTCATAGTTCTTGTCTTTGTCTTTAAGCAGCTCTTTTAGCCCTTCTATGTCTTTCTGTATGGGCTCTATCTGCTTCTTGTCAACTTTATCGCCCATCTCCTTCAGTGTTTTCTCATACTGGAATACAAGGCTTTCAGCCTCATTTAATGTCTCTACCTTTTCTTTTCTTTTCTTGTCTTCTTCTGCATGCGCTTCTGCATCCTTTTTCATCTTCTCAATCTCTTCCTCTGAAAGCTTTTGCGTAGCAGTAATTCTTATGCTCTGCTCTTTTCCCGTTCCTAAATCCTTGGCAGAAACATGCACTATGCCGTTTGCGTCAATGTCAAAAGTAACCTCTA is a window of Candidatus Woesearchaeota archaeon DNA encoding:
- a CDS encoding HAD hydrolase-like protein translates to MSSKKLVLFDVDHTLMDVGDSHKKAFAKAFKKTYNIEVDYSEWAFNGYTDLQIINELIEKNNLEKDPKKVAEIIQIMIKEFQKENLEHSFLLDGVKETLEKLDNKDNVILGLVTGNIEAIAYTKLKHLKIRQYFILGGFGHSSDIRSELVESAVKQAENKLGKINKRDVFIIGDTVHDIEAAKDAGVRVIAVATGVCGYGELKKKKPDFLLHDLKDTGKLMDVIMNG